Sequence from the Candidatus Nealsonbacteria bacterium genome:
TCCTCCCGAACCAATGGCAATTAATGACTGTTTTATATGATAACCCATACCCAGGGGATCTGTTCCCGGGTTAAGAAAAACTAAAAGACGTTCAAGGCGATAAGGGGCAACCTTAATTAAAATAAAAAAAGCGCTTAAACCCAAAAAAATCATAAAAATGCTATGCCAAACAGGGGTAGCAGCCGCAAAATACATAAAAAAGGCGGTTAAAGCGATTATTCCAAAAGTACCAATATTGGGCTGAAAGAAAAAAAACAAAGCTATTGTGCCGATGATTATCAAAAAAACAATAAGATTTTGACCGAAACGTAAATTTGACTTAACTTTTTCCGTTCGATTGGCTAGCCAAGCGGCTAAATAAACAATAAAAGTTAATTTTAAAAATTCAGCTGGTTGGAAGGTTATTATGCCCAAATCTATCCATCTTTTCGCTCCCCCTATTTCTATTCCAATTCCGGGAATAAAAACCATTGCCAAAAAAACCAAATTTATTAAAAGAAGGGGGAAAATAAACTTTTTCCAAAAACTAAGAGGAATTATAAAAGCTAAAAATGCCAAAATCAGGCCCGGACCTAAATTAAAAACCTGACGATTTAAAAAATGAAAAGTATTTCCAAATCTCATTTGAGAAAGAGGAGCCGAAGCGCTGGCTAAAATTAAAATTCCCAACAACAACAAAAGAAAAACAGTCGCAATTAAAATATAATTAGGGCGATTTTTTAACATATTTCTTAAATAAATTTCCCCTTTCCCGATAGTCTTTAAAAAGTCCAAAGCTGGCTGAAGCCGGAGCCAAAAGACAAATTTTCCCTTTTTCGGTAAATTGGTAAGCTATTCTTACCCCTTCTTTCATATACTGAGCCGCGCCGTAGCGAGGCGAAGGGGAAGAAGAGGACGAAGTACTCTTCGCCCTAGGGGAAGAAGAGGACGAAGTACTCTTCGCCCTAGGGGAAGAAGAGGACGAAGTACTCTTCGCCCTATCAACAAAAAAATGGCGAGGCAAATTTCTATTCTTGTTTTTTTGGGCTTTTTTTTCAATTTCCCGCCAGATTTTTTCTCCTGAGGTTGGAAATAAAATTATTGTTTTAATTTTGCTTTTTAAAATTTTTTGAGCCAATTCTTGATAATTAAGGTCTCTATCAAAACCGCCAAGAAAAATTGTTTGGACTTTTTCTCCCAAGCCCTCCATTATGGCGATTGTCGTTTCCGGTATTACGGCCAAAGAAGCATTGTAAAATTTAATTCCTTGATACTCCCCTACCAATTCCAGACGATGAGGAGGAGATTTAAATTCTTTAATCGCTTTTTTTATTTTTTCTGCCGGGATTTCAAAAATTTTTCCGACCTCAATAGCGGCGGCTATATTTAAAAAATAAAATTTGCCTTCCAGGGGAATATCTTTGATTTTAATAAATTTTTCAACAATTTTTGGATTAATAGGAATTTTTTTGGCTTTGGAAACTTTAGCCGCCTCTAAAACCAGCTTATCAGCAGGATTAAAAATTAAATAATCATCTTTTGTCAGATAATGAGCGATTTTTTGTTCCGATTTGGCATATTCTTTAAAATTCTTGTAATAATCAAGATGGTCGGGATAGATATTCAACAAAATTGCCACGGCCGGCCCCTTTTTCAAATTCATTAACTGATGGCTGGAAATTTCATAAACATAAATGTCTTTTTGGCTAGCAGATGAATCTAAAGATTCATCTCCACCCTTCGCTAACGCTCGGGTAGCCGAAGACAAAAGCGACAAGACCGGTTTGCCGATATTGCCAACCAAATGGGCTTTATAACCTCCTTGTTTAAGTATTTTATAGATAAGAGAAGCGGTCGTGCTTTTTCCTTTGGTGCCGGCCACGCCGATGATTTTTCCCGGGCAATTTTCAAAAAAAATTTCTGTTTGGGAAGTTACAATTTGCCCCTTTTTTAAAAAAGGTTTTATTGTTTTTGGCGGAATTCCGGGCGACTTAATTATTAAATCATAATTTTTGAGGGATTTGAGATAATTTCTCCCCAAATGCAGCTTGAGTTTTTTATCTTTTTTTATTAAATTTGAAATTTGAAATTTGAAATTTGAAATTTTTAGTCTATCCCCTACCCCTAAAGTTTTATCGGGAAAAACCTTCCTTAAAAATCTAAAATTATCCACTCCTTCTCTGGCAAATCCCAAAATCAAAATTCGTTTGTTTTTTAATTCCGCTAATTTCATTTTAATATTTCATCTTTAAAGTATTTTAATAGAAAAGGTAATTCCCTGCCTTGACAATTGGCGCTTTTCCATTTTTTATAGGAAAGATAGAGGGCGACCAAACTCTCTTTTTTGGTGCCGACGCATTCAAAGGGTTTAAACCCCTCCTTACCTATCAGTTGCCGCATTATCGGCAAAAGTTTTTTCTCGTTGAATAAATTTTTTCTAAAAATTTTCAGCAAATCCCTTTCTTTTAAAAATGGATATAAAATTGTAAAAACAAACAAGCATTTTGAGCATTTGCCGCACCATGTTTTAAGGGGTTTTTTAGTTCCGGAAGCAGTTTTATAGGCCTGGTTGCAGCTTAAAAAAACATTAAAATATTTAGGATATTTTGAGAATAATTTTGCTATCTGAATTTCGTAAAGGGGCCGCAAAAAACTGAAATACTCTACATCTTTGGTCAGATATTTTTTTGAGTATTCTCTGAATTTTTTTTCAAATTCAAAACTTTTTGACCATTGATGGTTGATTATTCGGCCGAGATACTTTAGATTGCCTTCGTTTGAACTTCTTTCGTTGGAAAAAGCAATGTGTTTGTAATCAAAAATTACGGCTGCCAAAATGCT
This genomic interval carries:
- the ftsW gene encoding putative lipid II flippase FtsW; this encodes MLKNRPNYILIATVFLLLLLGILILASASAPLSQMRFGNTFHFLNRQVFNLGPGLILAFLAFIIPLSFWKKFIFPLLLINLVFLAMVFIPGIGIEIGGAKRWIDLGIITFQPAEFLKLTFIVYLAAWLANRTEKVKSNLRFGQNLIVFLIIIGTIALFFFFQPNIGTFGIIALTAFFMYFAAATPVWHSIFMIFLGLSAFFILIKVAPYRLERLLVFLNPGTDPLGMGYHIKQSLIAIGSGGIAGLGLGMSVQKFGFLPASLTDSIFAVFAEETGFIGVFILIALFLIFFWQGWKIAKNSRDKFCQLTALGISSWIIIQAFVNICSMVGLLPLTGIPLPFISYGGSHLIAELIGVGILLNISKQ
- the murD gene encoding UDP-N-acetylmuramoyl-L-alanine--D-glutamate ligase; translation: MKLAELKNKRILILGFAREGVDNFRFLRKVFPDKTLGVGDRLKISNFKFQISNLIKKDKKLKLHLGRNYLKSLKNYDLIIKSPGIPPKTIKPFLKKGQIVTSQTEIFFENCPGKIIGVAGTKGKSTTASLIYKILKQGGYKAHLVGNIGKPVLSLLSSATRALAKGGDESLDSSASQKDIYVYEISSHQLMNLKKGPAVAILLNIYPDHLDYYKNFKEYAKSEQKIAHYLTKDDYLIFNPADKLVLEAAKVSKAKKIPINPKIVEKFIKIKDIPLEGKFYFLNIAAAIEVGKIFEIPAEKIKKAIKEFKSPPHRLELVGEYQGIKFYNASLAVIPETTIAIMEGLGEKVQTIFLGGFDRDLNYQELAQKILKSKIKTIILFPTSGEKIWREIEKKAQKNKNRNLPRHFFVDRAKSTSSSSSPRAKSTSSSSSPRAKSTSSSSSPSPRYGAAQYMKEGVRIAYQFTEKGKICLLAPASASFGLFKDYRERGNLFKKYVKKSP